GGTATCGAGTTTGCGATTCGCGTCGAGCGCCAGCAGGTGCGCGGGGATGACCGAGCCGCGGCGCAATACCGCGAGCGAGTCTTGCGGGATGGCGGACCAGTGCATCTCAATACTTTCCGTCGCGCGCTTCGTAATGCGTGGGCTTGCCGTGGCTGGCGCCACCACGCTGCACCCAGTCGGCGGTCCAATCGAGCATGCGGTCCAGCGCCACCCGGGGCTGGCCGAACAGGCGGAAGGCTTCCGCGCAATCGACCAGCCAGGCCGTTTCGGCTTCCTGGCCGGTGAACACCGGCGCGACGCCCAGCCGGTCGCCCAGCGCCTTGGCAGCGGCGCGGATGCTCACCTTGGGGCCGCTCAGGTTCAGCCCGCTGGTGGGCGCGGTGCAGTGCGCCAGCGAGCGCAGCGCCCAGTCGTTGGCATCGCCCTGCCAGATGATGTTGGCGTAGCCCATCGCCAGGTCGATCGGCTGCTGGTTCATCACCTTGGTCGCCACGTCGTGCAGCACGCCGTAGCGCATGTCGATGGCATAGGACAGGCGCAGCAGGCGGCCCGGCGTGCGCAGCGCATGCGAGAAGTGCTCGAACATCCGCTCGCGCGCGACGCAGGAGTTGGCGTATTCGCCGGAAGGCGCGGTGGGCGGAACGTCTTCCTTCGCGCCCTCGCCCGCCGTGCTGGTGAAGGGATAGACACAGGCGGTGGAGAAGGCGACGATGCGCGAGCGGGCGAAGCGCTCGGCCACCAGCGCCGGCACGTGCGCGTTCATGGCCCACGTCAGCCACTCGCTGCCCGTGGAGCCGAACTTGCGGCCGGCCATGAAGACGATGTTCGGCGCCTCGGGCAAGCCGGCCAGCGCTTCGCGCGAGAGCAGGTCGGCTGCTATGCATTCGACGCCCCAGCCCTCCAGGCGTTCGCGCAGGCCAGGTTCGGAGAAGCGGGCGACGCCGATCACGCGCCGCTGCGGGTCGGCGCGGCGGGCCATGCGGGCCAGCGTGGGGCCCATCTTGCCGCCCACGCCCAGGACCATCAGGTCGCCCGGCGCCTGCGCCAGCGCGCGCGCAAGTTCGGGCGTCGGCCGGCTCAGGAGCTCCTCGAGCGCCTCGACGTCGGCAATGCGTTGCGGCAGGTCCATGGATCCTCCTTGCTGCCCGCACTATTCACCAGATGGTGAATTAAGACAACGGGAGAACCCCTAGAACGGCCAACTACCAACTGCCGGACGCAAAAGACGCAAAGGTGCGCAAAAGACGCAAAAAAAGACCAAATGCCTTTTTTGGTTCATCGCGGGCTCACCCAAAAACAGAATGCCTTTTTTGCGTCCTTTGCGTAACCTTCGCGCCCTTTGCGTCCGGAAGTCTGCCTTCCTTTGCGTCCGGCAGTCCGCCTTCGTTTGCGGCCGGCAGTCCGCCTTCCCTCAAGCCGCGCAGCGCTCCAGCACGTGCCGCGTCATCGCATGCGCCAGCTCGGTTTCGCCGACGAACACCCGGGCGGCGATTTCCTGCGCCAGGCGGCTGCCTTCTTCCTCGTTGTGGGTGCGCACGACGATCTCGATGCCGGGGTTCAGCAGCCGCGCGTTGTCCGCCATGCGGCGCACGTCCAGCGTGTCCGGCGTGGCGATCACCAGCATGCGGGCGCGGGCGATGTGCGCCTGCACCAGCACCTCCGGCAGGCCCGCGTCACCGAACACCGCCGGCACGCCCTGCTTGCGCAGGCTCTCCACGATCTCGCGGTTCTGCTCGGCCACCACATAAGGGATGCTGTTCGCGGCCAGCGCTTCGGCCACCTTGCGCCCGACGCGTCCATGGCCCACCAGCACCACCTGGCGCGACAGGTACTTCTCCTCGGTCGCGGCGGGCAGTTCGGCCAGCGGGTCGTCGCGGGCGGCCAGGTCGCGGGCGAACTGCGAGCGCGCCAGCAGCCAGCGCTGCAAGGGCTGCATCGCGCGGAACACCACCGGATTGATCGCGATGGAAATCAGCGCCCCGGCCACCACCAGGCTTTGCGCGTCCTTGGGCATCACGCCGAGCGAGCCGCCCAGCGCGATCAGGATGAAGGAGAACTCGCCGATCTGCGCCAGGCTGGCCGAGACGGTGAGCGCCGTGTGCAGCGGATAGCGCAGCAACAGTACCAGCACAGCTGCCGCCACCGACTTGCCGAACACGATGATGCCGACGACGGCCAGCACGCGCAGCGGCGCGTCGATGAGGATGTGCCAGTCGAACAGCATCCCGACCGAGACGAAGAACAGCACGGCGAAGGCGTCGCGCAGCGGCAGCGTCTCTTCCGCGGCGCGGTGGCTGAACTGCGACTCGCGCAGCACCATGCCGGCGAAGAAGGCACCCAGCGCGAAGGAGACGCCGAACACCAGCGTCGCGCCGTAGGCGATGCTCACCGCCGCTGCGACCACGCACAGCGTGAACAGCTCGCGCGAACCGACGCGCTGCACCTGCCACAGTACCCACGGGAACAGGCGCCGGCCGACCATCAGCATCAGCACGACGAACAGGCCCACCTGCAGCAAGGTGCGGCCCACGCTCCACCAGATCTCCTGCGCGCTCAGGTCGCCCGTGCCGGCCAACACGCCGGCCAGCGGCGGCAGCAGCACGAGCACCAGCACCATCGCCAGGTCTTCCACCACCAGCCAGCCCACCGCGATGCGGCCGTTGAAGCTGTCCAGGATGCCCAGGCTTTCCAGCGCACGCAGCAGCACCACCGTGCTTGCGCAGGACAGCGACAGGCCGAACACCAATGCAG
The sequence above is a segment of the Ramlibacter agri genome. Coding sequences within it:
- a CDS encoding NAD-dependent epimerase/dehydratase family protein — encoded protein: MDLPQRIADVEALEELLSRPTPELARALAQAPGDLMVLGVGGKMGPTLARMARRADPQRRVIGVARFSEPGLRERLEGWGVECIAADLLSREALAGLPEAPNIVFMAGRKFGSTGSEWLTWAMNAHVPALVAERFARSRIVAFSTACVYPFTSTAGEGAKEDVPPTAPSGEYANSCVARERMFEHFSHALRTPGRLLRLSYAIDMRYGVLHDVATKVMNQQPIDLAMGYANIIWQGDANDWALRSLAHCTAPTSGLNLSGPKVSIRAAAKALGDRLGVAPVFTGQEAETAWLVDCAEAFRLFGQPRVALDRMLDWTADWVQRGGASHGKPTHYEARDGKY
- the ybaL gene encoding YbaL family putative K(+) efflux transporter; translated protein: MDHDLPLITTIAAGLGLALVLGFFAARARLPALVGYLLAGVLIGPFTPGFVADTHIASQLAEIGVMLLMFGVGLHFSFEDLLAVRRIAIPGAVVQMVVATAFGMGAAKLWGWSLPAALVFGLSLSCASTVVLLRALESLGILDSFNGRIAVGWLVVEDLAMVLVLVLLPPLAGVLAGTGDLSAQEIWWSVGRTLLQVGLFVVLMLMVGRRLFPWVLWQVQRVGSRELFTLCVVAAAVSIAYGATLVFGVSFALGAFFAGMVLRESQFSHRAAEETLPLRDAFAVLFFVSVGMLFDWHILIDAPLRVLAVVGIIVFGKSVAAAVLVLLLRYPLHTALTVSASLAQIGEFSFILIALGGSLGVMPKDAQSLVVAGALISIAINPVVFRAMQPLQRWLLARSQFARDLAARDDPLAELPAATEEKYLSRQVVLVGHGRVGRKVAEALAANSIPYVVAEQNREIVESLRKQGVPAVFGDAGLPEVLVQAHIARARMLVIATPDTLDVRRMADNARLLNPGIEIVVRTHNEEEGSRLAQEIAARVFVGETELAHAMTRHVLERCAA